The Acidobacteriota bacterium sequence GCCCAAAGCAACAGTTCCAACCTTAATCAAGTTTTTAACCAGACTCGACTCGCTTGGACTCCTCGATGGCAATAACCCGCCTGGTATTTCACCGCAAAGCGATAAAACGGAACTTTACAGGCGTATCAAATTATTCAACCCCAGCCGGTTTTTAAACTGGTTAGAGAGACGTTTTGGCTGGCTTTTATCCAAACCGTTTATCATCCTGTCATTTCTTGTCATGGGGTTCGTGCTTCTTGGATTGATCGTCAGGGCTGATGAATTTTCCAACTATACGCTATACACCTATAAAGAATATGGGTTTGCTTCAATCATCCTGTTCACCCTGTCGATTACCGTGCTGCATGAATTCGCGCACGGCTGGGCTTGCAAACACTTTGGCGGCGATGTTGAAGAGATGGGCGTATTGATGATTTATTACGTCCTGCCGGCTTTCTATTGTAATGTTTCGGATATTTATCGTTTGAAAACCAAAAGTCAACGCCTCTGGGTTATCGCTGCGGGTATTTACTGGCAACTGTGTGTGAGTGCCCTGGCAGCGATGCTATGGTTATTAGCAACCCCCTTTTCGCTAATCGCGGATTTCAGTTTTCTGGTACTTCTGGGTGGGACTTTAAATATATTGGTGAACTGCAATCCGTTGATAAAACTGGATGGCTATTACGCGCTGTCACAAGCCTTGAATATTTCAAACTTACAAACGGCATCCAGTCATTACATCCACTCATTCATCGAAAAATTTCTTGGAAATTCAACCGCAAAAAAATTTCAACCTACTCGCCCGCTACTTTTTTTCTCCTATTGGATTCTCTCGATCCTCTATTCAATCCTGCTGATTTATTTCATTTTGAATTTAGCGGGAGCCTGGTTATTGGATAACCTGAGATTTTTCGGCGCAGGGATAACCCTGGGTCTGGCTGGCTTATTAACCAAAAGGTGGTGGATTCCCATCGCTCGGAATTTGCAGGTTTGGTTTTTAGCTTTCAAATCCGCTTCGATGAAAGGAGCAAATCCGATGTCTACTGAGCAACCGTTTCATCAATCGTCATCCGTTAAACCGGGAAGCAAAACACCCGGCGCTAGAATCAGCATTAAACGCAGCACTGTTCTCAAAGGCGCTTTTGCGTTACTGATTTTTGCCATTCTATTTACTCCCTGGGAAGCCTCAACCGGTAGCGATTGCACGCTGCAATTACCGCCCGGTCGTGAAGGCATCGCCAGAGCCAACACTGATGCGGTACTGGCTGAAATATTCGTTCAGCAGGGAGACACGATTGCCGAAGGTTCAAAAATTGCCCGACTCGCAAATCCTGAAATCGAAGATAAACTGACACAAATCAACTCGGAAATTCAACGCTTGAATGCCAACAATGCGCGGATTGAAGATGAATTGAAGGTCAAAAGCGAACTCCTGCTGTCAGCTAATTTGAAAGAAACCGAACGCAAACGCCTTCTCGAAGAATACCAATCGGAATCCCAACAAATCAGGGCTAATGCAACAGAGGCAACATCGCTTCCGCCATCGCTTGCCATCTTGCAATCGGAAATCGAATTGAAACAAACCGAACTTGAACACAATCGCCGAGAAGTCGAACGCTATAAAAAATTATTTGAACAAGGACTGGTCGGTTCGCAAATTTATGACCGGGCAATTGCCGCCATGCGCATCAGCGAAAAAGAATTGCAATCGGCGCGCGCCCGTTTGGAAGCTGCCAAAGTTGACCATCGCCGCTTGACTGCCAGCACGGAAACCGGTTCTCTGGTTGCAGAAACCGAAGCTCGCGCTGCCCGTTCAAATTTTGAAGCCTTGATAGCCGAATTGCATTCCAATCGTCAACAACTCGAAGCCTTGAAAATCCGTCAGGAAATTTTACAACGCGAATATGATGGTATGAATGTCACAGCGCCGCGCGCAGGCGTCGTGCTGGGTGAAGATTTACAAAAAACCACTGGTCGTCATTACAACAAAGGTGATGAGATTTGTCGCATCGGTGAACTGGAAAAATTTCTTTTGAAGATAGAAGTCAGCGAACGTGAAATCAGTAATGTCCGGTTGGAAAGTTCGGTTCGCTTTAAATTAAAAACCGTGCCCGGTCGAACCTTTACCGGACGGGTTTCAAAAATCAATGCCGAACCGATTGCCAATCAAAACGGGCAGCGGTTCTACCCGGTCGAAGTGATGGTTGAAAATTCCGATGGCATGCTGAGACCCGGAATGACCGGCTTTGCCCGTATTTCATTCGGTCGTCAATCGGTAGGATTTATTATTGCCGAAAAACTCTGGCATTCATTACGCCCGGAACTTTGGCTATTTTAAATTTGCGAGAGATACAAAGCACTTTACGTGAGTTGAAAAGCGGTCTTTGACCGCTTTTCAACGGCATTCAGGTGAAATCCATCACCAACTGTTTTAGACTTTCATCCCCAATAAAAAAGGGTAGGCTTTATCGCTACCCTTTTTTGTTTGCCAACCAAATCAATCAACCAGTGCGACTTTGGTCATCTTATCGCCGCGACGAATTTGATTGACCGTATCCATGCCATCAAGCACACGACCAAAGACTGCATAATTCATATCTAAAAATGGTGTGGGCGCAAGCGTGATATAAAACTGGCTTGAGGCGCTGTCGGGATTTGATGACCGCGCCATCGCTATCGCACCGGCATCGCCGTGCGGCAGTTCTCTTGACACTTCAAGTTTGATTCTTCGTTCGCGGCCGGTTTCGTCGATGTAACCGCCGGTTCCGGTTCCCAGCGGACAACCGCCTTGAATAACGAAATTGGGCTCGACGCGGTGAAATGTTAAGCCGTTATAAAATCCTTTTTGCACCAGATCAATAAAATTGCCCGCCGTAATTGGCGCTTTGTCTTCGTAGAGTTCGATGGTGATGTTGCCTTTATCGGTTTCGATGACTGCTTTCTTATTTGCCATAAATTAATCCTTTCAAATTGGTTTAAAATCGAATCTACCATCGCCGGAAAGCTTGCGACAAGTTGATGATGGCAATGGGTAAAGTTATACTGACCGGCTTTCCTATTAAATTTGAGGTGAATAATGAACATTACACATCTTTATTGCTCAGGCTGCGGGAAAGAATACGAACCCCGTCGCCTTTATAATCTCTGTCCCGCTTGCAGCAAACCCTTAATGGTCGCTTATGATTTGGCGAAAGCCGCTCAGAGTTTAACCAAAGACCGGCTTGCCGCACGCGAATCAACCCTCTGGCGTTACCGCGAAGTTTTACCGGTTGATAATGACGCCAACAAACTTTGCCTCGGAGAAGGCATGACACCGCTCATCAAAGCTCAAGGTTTAGGCGAACAACTCGGATTAACCAACCTCTTTATTAAAGACGAATCCTTGAATCCGACGGCTTCATTCAAAGCTCGTGGAATGGCGGTCGCGATTTCGATGGCGAAGGAATTAGGGGCTAAAAAATTAGCCGTTCCCTCGGCAGGAAATGCCGCCGGCGCGCTTGCCGCCTATGCCGCCAAAGCCGGACTCCCGGCTTATATTTTCATGCCGCAGGATACCCCTAAAGCCAATATCATCGAATGCCAACTGATGGGCGCAAAGGTCACTTTGATAAACGGACTGATAACCGATTGCGGCAAGATTGTCGCAGAACGGAAAGAAGCCGAAGGTTGGTTTGACGTTTCGACGTTGAAAGAACCTTACCGTGTTGAAGGCAAAAAAACGATGGGCTATGAAGTAGCCGAGCAGATGAACTGGCAATTACCGGATGTGATTCTCTATCCGACGGGCGGCGGCACTGGGCTTATCGGCATGTGGAAAGCCTTCGATGAAATGGAGCAAATGGGTTGGATTGATTCGCGTCGTCCGCGTATGGTCAGCGTTCAAGCCGACGGTTGCGCGCCGGTTGTCAAAGCCTTTGCGGCGGGCGCAACAGTGGGAGCAGACATTCCTGACGCCCATACTGTGGCATCAGGGTTACGTGTACCCAAAGCGGTTGGCGATTTTATTATGCTCGACATCATTCGCAAAAGCGGCGGCACCGCCATTTCAGTTACCGACGCGGAATTGATTGAGGGCACCAAAACCATCTCATCTTCGGAAGGAATATTTGTGGCTCCCGAAGGCGGCGCGCTTTTACCGGCGTTGAAAAAAATGATTGATAACAATCAGGTAGCCAAAGACGAACGAATTGTTTTATTCAATACGGGTTCGGGTTTGAAGTATCTTGAGGTATTTTGAAACGGATAAGGAGCGGGAATTCATCTTCCGCTCCTTATTTTTTACTCGTGAACCAGTTCGTTCAATTTGGCTTCAACGGCATTTCGGATAGCAGTCAAATGGTTTTCGCTTTCGGCTTCAAAACGCATAACCAATACCGGTTGAGTATTAGAAGCGCGAACCAGCCCCCAACCGTGTTCAAACAAAATCCGCGCGCCATCAATGTCGATGACTTCGTGGGTTTGTTTAAAGGCTTCGGTCAACAGTTTAACGATGTCAAATTTTTTCTCATCGGGACAATCAAAACGGATTTCCGGAGTGTTGATGGTTTTGGGTAAATCTTCCAGAAGCGCGGACAACGGTTGCTCGGTATTCGATAAAATTTCCAGTAACCGCGCCCCTGCATAAACCGCATCGTCATAACCGAAGTAGCGATGGGCGAAAAAGATATGCCCGCTCATTTCACCGGCAAGTACCGCTTGTTTTTCCTTCATTGCGGCTTTGATTAACGAATGCCCGACTTTCCACATCACCGCATTGCCGCCGTGTTTGGCAATGTCATCAAACAGGGTTTTTGAACACTTCACTTCGGCAATAAAAGTAGCGCCGGGAATTTCTTTTAAAATGGCGCGTGAAAAAATGACCATCAATTGATCGCCCCAAATGATTTTGCCTTTTTCATCAACCACACCGATGCGGTCGCCGTCGCCATCAAAGGCAATCACCAAATCCGCCGAATGTTCGTGGACGGCTTTAATGGCGTGTTGCATATTTTCGATTACTGTCGGGTCGGGGTGGTGGTTGGGAAAGCGGCTGTCCGGCTCGCAAAATAATTCGACAACTTCGCATCCCATTTGTCTGTAAAGCGGCGCGCCGATAATTCCGCCCATGCCATTTCCGGCATCCACGACAACTTTCAATTTACGATTGCCGAGTTTGATATTTGATTTTAGAAATTTGAAATAACACGGCACAATGTCGCGTTCGGTCGAACTTCCCTGTCCGGTGGCGAACTCTTTGGACAAGGCATAGGATTTAATTTCCTTGATTTGCTCGCCATAAATTGAACTCTTATTGAAACAGATTTTAAAACCATTATTATCGGCAGGGTTATGGCTGCCGGTTATCATGACGCCCGCATCAACATTAAGGCTATCGGTAAACAGCGAGTAATAGAGCAAAGGGGTCGGCACCATGCCAATATCGACAACATCACACCCTGATTCATTCAACCCATGAATCATGATGTCGCGAAATATCGGTGAACTCTCGCGAGCGTCGCGACCCAAGCTCACGCGGGTGATGTTGCGCTTTCGATAAAAGGTGCCGATGGCGCGCGCTACGCGATACACCGAATCTTCGGTTAAATCTTTTCCCACAACTCCGCGAATATCATATTCACGAAAAATATTCTCATTCATTGTTCAACTCCACTGCTATTTTTGCGAGGTTATTACCCGAAGGGAGGGTATCAGTTGTCAGCCGATTGTTGCCATTTTCACTCAAAAAATACCATCGGGCAATAATAACTTTCATACTTCAAGGAACCGTTATTGCCAAATCTGAAGCGGTTGGTTTTATCACCACCCCTTTACAGATTTTAGAATTACGCGAAAGCTGCAACTCTTTACAACCCTCCAAAGAAAATCACCCACCGGAATTACACATATCATTTAGCCTTGAATCCGTTCAATGCTAATGGCTTTGCCGGATTGTTCTTCGATTTCGACGACGACGCCACTGACCCGCGCATCACCGGTTGCAGGTTCAAATCGAATAGGCATTCCACGAAGAAATCGTTGGATGACAACCTGCGACTGCACCCCGATAACCGAATCGTGCGGACCGGTCATGCCCAAATCGGTAATGTAGGCGGTGCCCTTCGGGAAAATCTGTTCATCGGCAGTTTGCACATGGGTATGCGTTCCGACAACGACAGACACCCGACCATCAACATAACGACCGAAAGCAATTTTTTCCGAGGTTGCTTCGGCATGAAAATCAACGATAATGATTCTGGCGCGTGAAGCCACCTCGCCAATTAATTTATCCGCCATTTTAAAAGGACAATCGGTCGGCGGCATAAAAATGCGCCCTTGAAGATTAATGACGGCAATGGGCGTGCCGGATTCGGTTGCCCCAAACCACACGCCGCGTCCGGGTGTTTCCGAGGCGTAATTTGCCGGACGTAATAATCTTGGCTGATTTTCGATGTAAGCGATGCCCTCTTTTTTATCATAGATGTGATTGCCGGAGGTCATAACATCGACGCCCGCTGTCAGCATCTCTTCACCGATTTTTGTATTAATCCCTGCGCCATCCGCAGCATTTTCGACGTTGGCAATGACAAATTCGGCTTCATACTGTTTTTTTAATTGTCTGATTGATTGACACAAAACCGCGCGACCGGGGTTGCCGACCACATCGCCTAAAATTACGACCTTCATCAAAACCCCAACTTTCAGGGAAAATCAAAGGCGGTCATAGACCGCCCCGATATGAAAAAGAAAATTAAAAAATGTAAACCTTACGCAATCAACCTGTGCGCCCGCAATCAATCACCGCAAGGGGATGGAATATTTGGTCACCACGTTTTCATAGGTTTCACATTCACCGGCTTTGCACATCTTCAATAAATCTTCGATGCGTTGCAACAATTGCGTGCTGAAATGATTGGGTTCATATTGCGGATGCAGCGGCGCGTAATAATTGAAATAACTGCGAATAATCAGGCTGTTTTTATCAATCGGCAAAGCCGCGACATTTTCAATAAACTTGTCGTATTGTCCTTGGCGATGAACATAAAATTCGACATTTGAAACATAAAAAGCCGAGACTTTTTCTTTCAATTCATTCACATATTTGGCTACCGCTTTCATTGCCTGGGTTCCCGCTAAATCGCCGGTGCAAGGGATAATCAAATCCTGTTCCTGCAGGCGTTTTAAAAACTGCCAGTCATCTTCCCGACAGAGGTAATTGTTCTGTTGTCCGGTTAAATCTTTTTCCAGAAGCAAGTCTCTGTAAGTCGGATAGATTGAGCGCGGCGGGCGATTGTGGCTCGAATAGCGAATATCCAGTCCTGCGCTATAAAAAGCTTGTTGAATGGTTTCGATGGTTCTCAGGTCGGTTTCCGAAAGTTTAAGGTCATATTTTTGCACTTCACGGCGAACCGTTTCTAGGGTTTTATCGAATAATTTTTGATCCGAAGGCGTGGAATCAATGTACTCGACCAACCCTTTTATATCTTTCTCTTCCCAACCTTTGGTTTTAGGAAACGGTTTTCCAAATAACAGGCTGAGGTATTCGATGCGGCTACGCGCCTGAATGAACAGGGTTT is a genomic window containing:
- a CDS encoding efflux RND transporter periplasmic adaptor subunit, translated to MFKEPQNEIQFCRYPPKVSDAVDVTEQTEGETTRYIVRNKLNAKYFLLRLPEYLIFKQLDGTQTLSDIAQGGRRQTAPKATVPTLIKFLTRLDSLGLLDGNNPPGISPQSDKTELYRRIKLFNPSRFLNWLERRFGWLLSKPFIILSFLVMGFVLLGLIVRADEFSNYTLYTYKEYGFASIILFTLSITVLHEFAHGWACKHFGGDVEEMGVLMIYYVLPAFYCNVSDIYRLKTKSQRLWVIAAGIYWQLCVSALAAMLWLLATPFSLIADFSFLVLLGGTLNILVNCNPLIKLDGYYALSQALNISNLQTASSHYIHSFIEKFLGNSTAKKFQPTRPLLFFSYWILSILYSILLIYFILNLAGAWLLDNLRFFGAGITLGLAGLLTKRWWIPIARNLQVWFLAFKSASMKGANPMSTEQPFHQSSSVKPGSKTPGARISIKRSTVLKGAFALLIFAILFTPWEASTGSDCTLQLPPGREGIARANTDAVLAEIFVQQGDTIAEGSKIARLANPEIEDKLTQINSEIQRLNANNARIEDELKVKSELLLSANLKETERKRLLEEYQSESQQIRANATEATSLPPSLAILQSEIELKQTELEHNRREVERYKKLFEQGLVGSQIYDRAIAAMRISEKELQSARARLEAAKVDHRRLTASTETGSLVAETEARAARSNFEALIAELHSNRQQLEALKIRQEILQREYDGMNVTAPRAGVVLGEDLQKTTGRHYNKGDEICRIGELEKFLLKIEVSEREISNVRLESSVRFKLKTVPGRTFTGRVSKINAEPIANQNGQRFYPVEVMVENSDGMLRPGMTGFARISFGRQSVGFIIAEKLWHSLRPELWLF
- a CDS encoding peptidylprolyl isomerase, with translation MANKKAVIETDKGNITIELYEDKAPITAGNFIDLVQKGFYNGLTFHRVEPNFVIQGGCPLGTGTGGYIDETGRERRIKLEVSRELPHGDAGAIAMARSSNPDSASSQFYITLAPTPFLDMNYAVFGRVLDGMDTVNQIRRGDKMTKVALVD
- a CDS encoding threonine synthase, with amino-acid sequence MNITHLYCSGCGKEYEPRRLYNLCPACSKPLMVAYDLAKAAQSLTKDRLAARESTLWRYREVLPVDNDANKLCLGEGMTPLIKAQGLGEQLGLTNLFIKDESLNPTASFKARGMAVAISMAKELGAKKLAVPSAGNAAGALAAYAAKAGLPAYIFMPQDTPKANIIECQLMGAKVTLINGLITDCGKIVAERKEAEGWFDVSTLKEPYRVEGKKTMGYEVAEQMNWQLPDVILYPTGGGTGLIGMWKAFDEMEQMGWIDSRRPRMVSVQADGCAPVVKAFAAGATVGADIPDAHTVASGLRVPKAVGDFIMLDIIRKSGGTAISVTDAELIEGTKTISSSEGIFVAPEGGALLPALKKMIDNNQVAKDERIVLFNTGSGLKYLEVF
- a CDS encoding phosphomannomutase/phosphoglucomutase translates to MNENIFREYDIRGVVGKDLTEDSVYRVARAIGTFYRKRNITRVSLGRDARESSPIFRDIMIHGLNESGCDVVDIGMVPTPLLYYSLFTDSLNVDAGVMITGSHNPADNNGFKICFNKSSIYGEQIKEIKSYALSKEFATGQGSSTERDIVPCYFKFLKSNIKLGNRKLKVVVDAGNGMGGIIGAPLYRQMGCEVVELFCEPDSRFPNHHPDPTVIENMQHAIKAVHEHSADLVIAFDGDGDRIGVVDEKGKIIWGDQLMVIFSRAILKEIPGATFIAEVKCSKTLFDDIAKHGGNAVMWKVGHSLIKAAMKEKQAVLAGEMSGHIFFAHRYFGYDDAVYAGARLLEILSNTEQPLSALLEDLPKTINTPEIRFDCPDEKKFDIVKLLTEAFKQTHEVIDIDGARILFEHGWGLVRASNTQPVLVMRFEAESENHLTAIRNAVEAKLNELVHE
- a CDS encoding TIGR00282 family metallophosphoesterase, which codes for MKVVILGDVVGNPGRAVLCQSIRQLKKQYEAEFVIANVENAADGAGINTKIGEEMLTAGVDVMTSGNHIYDKKEGIAYIENQPRLLRPANYASETPGRGVWFGATESGTPIAVINLQGRIFMPPTDCPFKMADKLIGEVASRARIIIVDFHAEATSEKIAFGRYVDGRVSVVVGTHTHVQTADEQIFPKGTAYITDLGMTGPHDSVIGVQSQVVIQRFLRGMPIRFEPATGDARVSGVVVEIEEQSGKAISIERIQG